A window of the Thermococcus sp. M39 genome harbors these coding sequences:
- a CDS encoding NAD(P)/FAD-dependent oxidoreductase, giving the protein MRKSLGTKPCAWAVPKSLGKYIEIPEESILNEIRGQRTYLNNELLSENYQSVSRGYILDKPAFIKWLVNDIEVKLGKHIKFEGQEPMIKTKDKDVIVIATGSMFYNESKWRFLTYQYILEDAKIEDDVLEIWFYTDFVGYIWVFPRGNKANVGIGGFLSYGELKARLNSFIKNDERFRDAKIERKEGAYIYAGGIKEKMYNLKHPAIGEALGAVYPLTGEGIRPSVISAYALSKSIKDGKSFKEEFEKTGIPQQINFQKQLVEALLKAPPQLRGIFLRKAFGSPSNY; this is encoded by the coding sequence ATGAGGAAATCTCTAGGAACAAAACCATGTGCTTGGGCAGTTCCAAAAAGTTTAGGAAAATACATTGAAATTCCAGAAGAGTCTATTTTAAATGAAATACGTGGGCAAAGGACGTATCTCAACAATGAGTTGTTGAGTGAAAATTATCAAAGTGTATCTAGAGGGTATATACTCGACAAACCTGCATTCATTAAATGGCTTGTGAATGACATAGAAGTTAAACTAGGTAAGCACATCAAATTCGAAGGGCAGGAACCCATGATAAAAACAAAAGACAAAGATGTTATTGTGATTGCTACAGGAAGCATGTTCTACAATGAAAGCAAGTGGAGGTTTTTGACATATCAATATATACTGGAAGATGCTAAAATCGAAGATGATGTTTTAGAAATTTGGTTTTACACTGATTTCGTCGGCTATATTTGGGTATTCCCACGAGGAAATAAGGCAAATGTTGGTATTGGAGGATTTTTAAGTTATGGCGAATTAAAAGCGAGACTTAATTCCTTCATTAAAAATGACGAGCGTTTTAGAGATGCAAAAATTGAAAGAAAAGAAGGTGCATATATCTACGCTGGAGGTATAAAAGAGAAGATGTACAACCTTAAGCATCCCGCTATAGGAGAGGCGCTGGGAGCAGTATACCCACTAACTGGCGAGGGGATAAGACCTTCAGTAATTTCCGCTTATGCACTGTCAAAGTCCATAAAAGATGGAAAGTCTTTCAAAGAAGAGTTTGAAAAAACTGGAATTCCCCAGCAAATCAACTTTCAAAAACAATTAGTTGAAGCCCTGCTAAAAGCTCCACCACAGCTGAGAGGGATATTCCTAAGAAAAGCTTTTGGGAGCCCATCTAACTATTGA